One stretch of Spartobacteria bacterium DNA includes these proteins:
- a CDS encoding sigma-54-dependent Fis family transcriptional regulator has product MAGTVLIVDDIEKLSRNLARNFRDLGYEALTATNSDTAIRLIGEHSIQVVLLDVTLGGESGLDLLERLQTLAPELSVVMITGYATVQSAVQAMKLGALDFVEKPLDFDRLAALVEKGCHLTQTKAENHSLKKRLAALTPRLVTQDPVLLATCEKAKQLADTDLPILTLGESGTGKELMAEFIHAHSTRRFNDLHQVNCAAFADNLLDDELFGHEKGAFTGAQNSFPGVFERANRATLHLDEIGDMTLTTQAKILRVLQNQEVKRIGSDKLMKVDVRFIASTNRDLHQLMEQKLFRSDLFFRLNGATLRIPPLRERMGDVPLLLDHLGAQFAESHGTAHKKITPEAMERLMTYSWPGNVRELKNVVSYAVAVARNAPAISPEHLPSGFGGQHSEHGENNEMIGHALEETEKQTIEKTLRATSYNKKRTAEILGVSRNTLYKKIQKYELS; this is encoded by the coding sequence TTGGCTGGTACCGTTTTAATTGTTGATGACATAGAGAAGCTGAGCCGAAACCTGGCACGCAATTTTCGCGATCTGGGCTACGAGGCGCTGACCGCGACGAATTCCGACACGGCCATCCGTTTGATCGGAGAGCATTCGATTCAGGTTGTGCTGCTTGATGTGACCCTGGGCGGCGAGAGCGGCCTGGATTTACTGGAGCGACTACAGACGTTGGCACCGGAGCTTTCGGTGGTGATGATCACCGGTTATGCGACCGTGCAATCCGCCGTGCAGGCCATGAAATTGGGCGCCTTGGATTTTGTCGAAAAGCCGCTGGATTTTGATCGATTGGCCGCACTGGTGGAAAAGGGCTGCCACCTGACCCAAACGAAGGCCGAAAACCACAGCCTCAAGAAACGCCTGGCGGCCTTAACCCCGCGTCTGGTCACTCAGGATCCGGTTCTCCTAGCCACATGCGAAAAGGCCAAACAATTGGCCGACACAGACCTGCCTATTCTAACACTGGGAGAAAGCGGAACCGGCAAGGAATTGATGGCGGAGTTCATCCATGCGCATTCCACACGGCGTTTTAACGATTTGCATCAGGTAAACTGCGCGGCTTTTGCAGACAATCTGCTGGATGACGAGCTGTTCGGGCATGAAAAAGGTGCCTTTACAGGCGCGCAAAACTCCTTCCCCGGCGTCTTTGAACGGGCCAACCGGGCCACTCTGCATCTGGATGAAATCGGCGACATGACTCTAACTACACAGGCCAAGATTCTTCGGGTTCTGCAGAACCAGGAAGTGAAACGCATTGGCAGCGACAAGCTCATGAAGGTTGATGTCCGCTTTATCGCCTCCACAAACCGGGATCTGCATCAACTGATGGAGCAGAAACTGTTTCGCTCTGATCTTTTCTTCCGCCTGAATGGAGCCACGTTGCGCATCCCTCCCCTGCGCGAACGCATGGGTGATGTCCCCCTGCTGCTGGATCATTTGGGGGCTCAGTTTGCGGAAAGCCACGGAACCGCCCATAAAAAGATCACTCCAGAAGCGATGGAACGGCTCATGACCTATTCCTGGCCGGGCAATGTACGTGAACTCAAAAATGTGGTGAGCTACGCAGTGGCGGTGGCGCGCAATGCGCCGGCCATCTCGCCTGAACATCTGCCAAGCGGATTTGGGGGACAGCACAGCGAGCACGGCGAAAATAATGAAATGATCGGCCACGCTCTGGAAGAGACGGAAAAGCAGACTATCGAAAAAACACTCAGAGCGACGTCCTACAATAAGAAAAGGACAGCCGAGATCCTGGGTGTCAGCCGCAATACGCTCTATAAAAAAATTCAAAAGTACGAACTCTCATGA
- a CDS encoding ABC transporter substrate-binding protein has translation MKLNKLAIASALVAACALTASAKELKIGFSNRTLNGPYFSALSQHIKQYGEAKGYDVTLTEARGDLNKQMADCEDMMSKGIDYLILNPQDPKSSLRIVAQANEKGIPVVIVDSDISTAADVITRVIPDNVGNNLAIGGYCAEQFGKTPIKLALISGNQGNLVGKARRSNFILGIIDAQLRSQNKSSLTILTQIWGGWDQQGGMKAMEDILVGQPEVNAIYCENDDMALGAIRALRGANKLDQVKVYSYDGNKHAYKAIMNGQMEATGENNPDIMANWVIETISRYDAGDRSFPDYSITPILMVNKENAAEVYKEDSLF, from the coding sequence ATGAAATTGAATAAACTGGCCATTGCAAGCGCACTCGTAGCCGCTTGTGCCCTGACAGCATCAGCCAAAGAACTGAAAATCGGTTTTTCCAATCGTACGTTAAACGGACCGTACTTCAGTGCCTTGTCGCAGCACATCAAACAGTACGGTGAAGCCAAAGGCTACGATGTCACTCTGACGGAAGCACGCGGCGATCTGAACAAACAGATGGCTGACTGCGAAGACATGATGTCCAAAGGCATTGATTATCTTATTTTGAATCCTCAGGATCCCAAATCTTCATTGCGCATTGTTGCACAGGCCAATGAAAAAGGCATTCCTGTGGTCATCGTTGACAGCGATATTTCTACGGCAGCTGATGTGATTACACGCGTTATTCCTGACAATGTAGGCAACAATCTGGCTATTGGCGGCTATTGCGCCGAACAGTTTGGCAAAACGCCGATTAAACTGGCATTGATCAGCGGAAATCAGGGCAACCTGGTTGGCAAAGCTCGTCGTTCAAATTTCATCCTCGGAATCATTGACGCTCAGCTTCGTAGCCAGAACAAATCTTCCTTGACCATTCTGACTCAGATTTGGGGCGGCTGGGATCAGCAGGGTGGAATGAAAGCCATGGAAGATATTCTGGTTGGTCAGCCTGAAGTAAATGCTATTTATTGCGAAAACGATGATATGGCACTGGGGGCGATCCGTGCACTGCGCGGTGCTAACAAACTTGATCAAGTCAAAGTATACAGCTATGACGGTAACAAGCACGCTTACAAAGCGATCATGAATGGTCAGATGGAAGCCACTGGCGAAAATAATCCTGACATCATGGCTAACTGGGTGATTGAAACCATCAGCAGATACGATGCAGGCGACCGTAGTTTCCCTGACTATTCCATCACACCGATTCTGATGGTTAACAAAGAAAATGCAGCAGAAGTCTACAAAGAAGATTCCTTGTTCTAA
- a CDS encoding sugar ABC transporter ATP-binding protein, whose product MADDAIVQMKGVVKTFGGVHALKNVNLSIERGSIHALVGENGAGKSTLMKILSGVYQKDAGDVLINNKVVHISNPKQASHYGIGIIHQEFALAPDMSVAENIFMDDLKQGHLFINWKQLNSRTADILSQFKLNISPTCQVGKLSVAYQQIIEITKALAKKAKILILDEPTAVLAGPEIDILFNNLFRLRDEGVTIIYISHRLEEIFRIADKITVLKDGQTICDMDPGKITQDDIIQAMVGRKLAALFPKVNPPTDEEVLKVSHLSRYGVLRDISLTLHKGEILGLAGLVGSGRTELARCIFGIDHYDRGDIERNGEKIRITSPMDAIRHHLSMVPESRKEQGAVLPMSIAANMTMASRSKVTWPGGIIKHGKERQSAAELGQQLHLKMGSVNHPVDSLSGGNQQKVVVAKWLHTEGDVIILDEPTRGVDVGAKAEIYQIIADLAHKGYALLVISSEMTELIGLSHRIMVMSDGHIAGELSGSEISEERIMRLAIPSRTA is encoded by the coding sequence ATGGCTGATGATGCAATTGTTCAAATGAAGGGAGTCGTCAAAACGTTTGGTGGCGTGCATGCCCTTAAAAATGTGAATCTGTCGATAGAGAGAGGCAGTATTCATGCACTGGTCGGCGAAAACGGTGCGGGGAAGTCTACGTTGATGAAGATTCTGTCAGGCGTTTATCAGAAGGATGCCGGAGACGTGCTGATTAACAATAAGGTTGTACATATCAGTAATCCCAAACAGGCCAGTCATTACGGTATAGGCATTATTCATCAGGAGTTTGCACTGGCTCCGGACATGTCGGTCGCTGAAAATATTTTCATGGATGACCTGAAACAGGGACATCTATTTATCAATTGGAAACAGTTAAACAGTCGCACCGCAGACATTCTTTCACAGTTTAAGTTGAACATTTCGCCCACCTGCCAAGTGGGTAAACTGAGCGTGGCGTATCAGCAGATTATTGAAATCACCAAAGCACTGGCGAAAAAAGCCAAAATCCTCATTCTGGATGAACCCACCGCCGTTTTAGCGGGGCCGGAAATCGATATTCTCTTTAACAACCTGTTTCGCCTGCGTGATGAGGGCGTAACCATTATTTACATTTCACATCGACTCGAAGAAATTTTTCGCATTGCCGATAAAATCACCGTGCTGAAAGACGGTCAGACCATCTGCGATATGGATCCCGGGAAAATCACGCAGGATGACATCATCCAGGCCATGGTAGGGCGCAAACTGGCTGCGTTGTTCCCCAAGGTCAATCCGCCCACCGACGAAGAAGTCCTGAAAGTGAGCCACCTCTCTCGCTATGGTGTACTGCGGGATATTTCATTGACCCTGCATAAAGGCGAGATCCTTGGTCTGGCGGGACTGGTCGGTTCCGGACGAACGGAACTGGCGCGCTGCATATTCGGTATTGATCACTATGACAGGGGTGACATTGAACGCAACGGGGAGAAAATACGCATCACCAGTCCCATGGATGCCATCAGGCATCACCTGAGCATGGTGCCGGAAAGCAGGAAAGAACAGGGTGCTGTGCTGCCCATGAGTATTGCGGCCAATATGACCATGGCGTCCCGAAGCAAAGTGACGTGGCCCGGTGGTATCATTAAGCACGGAAAAGAACGGCAGAGTGCTGCGGAACTGGGACAGCAGCTGCATCTGAAAATGGGATCCGTCAACCATCCGGTGGATAGTCTCAGCGGCGGGAATCAGCAGAAGGTTGTGGTTGCGAAATGGCTGCATACCGAAGGCGATGTCATTATCCTCGATGAACCGACGCGCGGCGTCGATGTGGGAGCCAAAGCCGAGATCTATCAGATCATTGCCGATCTTGCGCATAAGGGCTATGCCCTGCTGGTCATATCCTCGGAAATGACCGAACTTATCGGCCTCAGCCACCGCATCATGGTCATGAGTGACGGACATATCGCCGGCGAACTGTCCGGCAGTGAAATCAGTGAAGAACGCATCATGAGACTGGCCATCCCGTCTCGCACCGCATAA